The Toxorhynchites rutilus septentrionalis strain SRP chromosome 3, ASM2978413v1, whole genome shotgun sequence genome includes a region encoding these proteins:
- the LOC129777230 gene encoding uncharacterized protein LOC129777230 → MEKSFLNVAHVYSRKAEKFAKQSRYDDAAESHLIAATNLEEAIRMAPNSPVALESLQLQRKYHLKQVDFMRHKKQQHERYLEALEYQKRRNPEYFAQQMEKIDNYNDLQLAIHRNLDNADSLLETLTKTRTAEATESDRKGSIVDELISLNHSLHVLFQRMAHNLDECTTENETLKEKLSEYEKEKQNCFSGKDKGGGSFETGRDALEAIDYHTEELPPLAPLELPTFDLPGFEEQ, encoded by the exons ATGGAgaaatcatttttgaatgtc GCGCACGTCTATTCAAGAAAAGCAGAAAAATTTGCAAAGCAAAGTCGGTATGATGATGCTGCTGAGAGTCATCTCATTGCGGCCACAAATTTAGAAGAAGCAATAAGAATGGCACCGAATTCTCCGGTTGCTCTCGAATCACTTCAGCTGCAGAGGAAGTATCATCTGAAACAGGTAGACTTTATGCGGCATAAAAAGCAGCAGCATGAGCGCTACCTGGAAGCACTGGAGTATCAGAAACGTAGGAATCCAGAATACTTCGCCCAGCAGATGGAGAAAATAGATAATTATAATGATCTGCAGCTTGCAATTCATCGCAATTTAGATAATGCTGATTCACTTCTCGAAACGCTCACTAAAACTCGCACAGCTGAGGCGACCGAAAGTGATAGGAAGGGTTCGATAGTGGATGAGTTGATATCATTAAATCATTCTTTGCATGTGCTTTTTCAAAGAATGGCTCATAATCTCGATGAGTGTACAACGGAGAATGAAACACTGAAAGAGAAACTGAGTGAATATGAGAAGGAAAAACAAAACTGTTTCAGTGGAAAAGACAAGGGAGGTGGGTCTTTCGAGACCGGAAGAGATGCACTCGAGGCGATTGATTACCATACAGAAGAATTACCACCGTTGGCACCGCTTGAGCTGCCAACATTCGATTTGCCGGGATTTGAGGAGCAATAG